A single genomic interval of Drosophila virilis strain 15010-1051.87 chromosome 2, Dvir_AGI_RSII-ME, whole genome shotgun sequence harbors:
- the C15 gene encoding T-cell leukemia homeobox protein 3 isoform X2 has translation MSCGSGSDVDMDNGSCYDESETPLSESLQSEQTRSSSSENLPFSISRLLSKPFETNNNNNNNSHSGSNNHNNNSSEKELQEQEQDLAAYKLATSIANSTYGGAAALYSYPHLYPSAAAAAAGHVLRVPPQRTPLTWALPPLHHAALAHQAVKDRLAAAFPIARRIGHPYQNRTPPKRKKPRTSFTRIQVAELEKRFHKQKYLASAERAALARGLKMTDAQVKTWFQNRRTKWRRQTAEEREAERQAANRLMLSLQAEAISKGFAPPAAPLSSQSGVNGAPLAALHGLQPWAEASHAAGC, from the exons ATGTCCTGCGGCAGCGGCTCAGATGTGGATATGGACAACGGCAGCTGCTACGATGAATCCGAAACTCCGCTCAG CGAATCGCTGCAATCGGAGCAGACGCGCTCCTCGTCCAGCGAGAATCTGCCCTTCAGCATATCGCGGCTGCTCTCTAAACCCTTCgagaccaacaacaacaacaacaacaacagccacagcggcagcaacaaccacaacaacaacagctcggAGAAAGAGCTGCAGGAGCAGGAACAGGATCTGGCCGCGTATAAGCTGGCCACCAGCATTGCCAATTCGACCTATGGAGGCGCCGCGGCGCTTTACAGCTATCCGCATCTGTATCCGtcggctgcggcagcggccgcTGGCCATGTGCTGCGTGTGCCGCCGCAGCGGACGCCGCTCACCTGGGCGCTGCCCCCACTGCATCATGCGGCGCTGGCCCATCAGGCGGTCAAGGATAGGCTGGCAG CTGCCTTTCCCATCGCCCGGCGCATTGGACATCCCTACCAGAATCGCACGCCTCCGAAGCGAAAAAAGCCGCGCACCTCGTTCACACGCATCCAGGTGGCGGAACTGGAGAAGCGTTTCCACAAGCAAAAATATCTGGCCTCCGCGGAGCGTGCGGCGCTGGCTCGCGGCCTCAAGATGACCGATGCCCAGGTGAAGACGTGGTTCCAGAATCGACGCACCAAATGGAG ACGTCAGACGGCGGAGGAGCGCGAAGCCGAGCGACAGGCGGCCAATCGGCTGATGCTATCCCTGCAGGCGGAGGCCATTAGCAAGGGCTTTGCGCCGCCGGCGGCGCCTCTGAGCTCCCAATCCGGCGTGAATGGAGCCCCGCTGGCCGCGCTGCACGGACTGCAGCCCTGGGCGGAGGCGTCGCATGCAGCGGGCTGCTAA
- the C15 gene encoding T-cell leukemia homeobox protein 3 isoform X1, with protein sequence MSSHEEDEHEHEHEHNGLDGHGDDVEEQEIHVDVDSDSRMSCGSGSDVDMDNGSCYDESETPLSESLQSEQTRSSSSENLPFSISRLLSKPFETNNNNNNNSHSGSNNHNNNSSEKELQEQEQDLAAYKLATSIANSTYGGAAALYSYPHLYPSAAAAAAGHVLRVPPQRTPLTWALPPLHHAALAHQAVKDRLAAAFPIARRIGHPYQNRTPPKRKKPRTSFTRIQVAELEKRFHKQKYLASAERAALARGLKMTDAQVKTWFQNRRTKWRRQTAEEREAERQAANRLMLSLQAEAISKGFAPPAAPLSSQSGVNGAPLAALHGLQPWAEASHAAGC encoded by the exons ATGTCCAGTCACGAGGAGGATGAACACGAGCACGAGCACGAGCACAACGGGCTTGACGGACACGGCGACGATGTCGAGGAGCAGGAGATTCATGTCGATGTCGATTCCGATTCACGCATGTCCTGCGGCAGCGGCTCAGATGTGGATATGGACAACGGCAGCTGCTACGATGAATCCGAAACTCCGCTCAG CGAATCGCTGCAATCGGAGCAGACGCGCTCCTCGTCCAGCGAGAATCTGCCCTTCAGCATATCGCGGCTGCTCTCTAAACCCTTCgagaccaacaacaacaacaacaacaacagccacagcggcagcaacaaccacaacaacaacagctcggAGAAAGAGCTGCAGGAGCAGGAACAGGATCTGGCCGCGTATAAGCTGGCCACCAGCATTGCCAATTCGACCTATGGAGGCGCCGCGGCGCTTTACAGCTATCCGCATCTGTATCCGtcggctgcggcagcggccgcTGGCCATGTGCTGCGTGTGCCGCCGCAGCGGACGCCGCTCACCTGGGCGCTGCCCCCACTGCATCATGCGGCGCTGGCCCATCAGGCGGTCAAGGATAGGCTGGCAG CTGCCTTTCCCATCGCCCGGCGCATTGGACATCCCTACCAGAATCGCACGCCTCCGAAGCGAAAAAAGCCGCGCACCTCGTTCACACGCATCCAGGTGGCGGAACTGGAGAAGCGTTTCCACAAGCAAAAATATCTGGCCTCCGCGGAGCGTGCGGCGCTGGCTCGCGGCCTCAAGATGACCGATGCCCAGGTGAAGACGTGGTTCCAGAATCGACGCACCAAATGGAG ACGTCAGACGGCGGAGGAGCGCGAAGCCGAGCGACAGGCGGCCAATCGGCTGATGCTATCCCTGCAGGCGGAGGCCATTAGCAAGGGCTTTGCGCCGCCGGCGGCGCCTCTGAGCTCCCAATCCGGCGTGAATGGAGCCCCGCTGGCCGCGCTGCACGGACTGCAGCCCTGGGCGGAGGCGTCGCATGCAGCGGGCTGCTAA